One window of the Archangium primigenium genome contains the following:
- a CDS encoding TIGR02266 family protein, with the protein MENRKNTRFTSRLRCWCESDNITLYARIANLSEGGLFLQTSTPLRTGGKALLRLSSGEVSEVMAEATVMWSRPSRQDKGPAGMGMRFEGMDSGAQDLLRRIISDEQRGSTLGH; encoded by the coding sequence ATGGAAAACCGGAAGAACACGCGTTTCACCTCGCGCCTGCGCTGCTGGTGCGAGTCGGACAACATCACCCTGTATGCCCGGATCGCCAACCTGAGCGAGGGCGGGCTGTTCCTCCAGACGAGCACCCCGTTGCGCACGGGCGGCAAGGCGCTCTTGCGGCTGAGCTCCGGGGAGGTGAGCGAGGTGATGGCCGAGGCCACGGTCATGTGGAGCCGCCCCTCGCGGCAGGACAAGGGCCCGGCGGGCATGGGAATGCGATTCGAGGGGATGGATTCTGGCGCCCAGGACCTGTTACGGCGCATCATCTCCGACGAGCAGCGCGGGTCCACCCTGGGTCACTGA
- a CDS encoding MlaD family protein → MKKLVTPFRVGLLVLVAGGFLFAFIAFTRKGGLGKDESVEAYAFFRDASGLGPKSRIQIAGIPVGEVTDVKLDGTRARVTVRIRDDVALHQDAALIKRSESLLGDYLLDLNPGTEMTPPLKDGEEIRKVVDVQGMEAAFASLSQITSDIQQVTGALRDVLGGEKGAGSLGRIVDNMVRLSESVDLTVRSSSQQLDAILRNFESVSADVRGLTQTNEQSVSNIVRNIEVITQDTRQVLASVRQIVGSGEGDLKDSVSSLKQTMERLDRSLANIEEVTQKVKNGEGTVGTLLTDKRLGQKLSETVEDVSALASTIAGLQTEVGLQSTWLTGQGTSKNIVSLRLAPRPDKYYLLEIVDDPRGITETVYTQTNPPSSGEPVLQAQKITRQGFTFSAQLAKRYYFTTLRFGMIESTGGVGADFHFFQDHLMLRLDAFNFSVDELRYPRIRTALRAQAFDRIFLTVGMDDLLNDPRRDLNTRRMLAGRDFFFGGGLYFTDDDLKALLPILPTPR, encoded by the coding sequence GTGAAGAAGCTCGTCACACCCTTTCGCGTAGGCCTGCTGGTGCTCGTCGCCGGAGGCTTCCTCTTCGCCTTCATCGCCTTCACCCGCAAGGGCGGCCTGGGCAAGGACGAGTCCGTGGAGGCGTACGCCTTCTTCCGCGACGCCTCGGGCCTGGGCCCCAAGAGCCGCATCCAGATCGCCGGCATCCCCGTGGGCGAGGTGACGGACGTCAAGCTCGACGGCACCCGGGCGCGCGTCACGGTGCGCATCCGCGACGACGTGGCGCTGCACCAGGACGCCGCCCTCATCAAGCGCTCGGAGTCCCTGCTCGGCGACTACCTGCTCGACCTGAACCCCGGCACGGAGATGACCCCGCCGCTCAAGGACGGCGAGGAGATCCGCAAGGTCGTGGACGTGCAGGGCATGGAGGCGGCGTTCGCCTCGCTCAGCCAGATCACCTCGGACATCCAGCAGGTGACGGGCGCCTTGCGCGACGTGCTCGGCGGCGAGAAGGGCGCGGGTTCGCTCGGCCGCATCGTGGACAACATGGTGCGCCTGTCCGAGTCGGTGGACCTGACGGTGCGCTCCTCCTCGCAGCAGCTCGACGCCATCCTGCGCAACTTCGAGAGCGTGAGCGCCGACGTGCGTGGCCTCACCCAGACCAACGAGCAGAGCGTCAGCAACATCGTGCGCAACATCGAGGTCATCACCCAGGACACCCGCCAGGTGCTCGCCTCGGTGCGGCAGATCGTCGGCAGTGGGGAAGGGGACTTGAAGGACAGCGTCTCCAGCCTCAAGCAGACCATGGAGCGGCTGGACCGCTCGCTCGCCAACATCGAGGAGGTCACCCAGAAGGTGAAGAACGGCGAGGGCACCGTGGGCACGCTGCTCACCGACAAGCGCCTGGGCCAGAAGCTCTCGGAGACGGTGGAGGACGTGTCCGCCCTGGCCTCCACCATCGCCGGGTTGCAGACCGAGGTGGGCCTGCAGTCCACCTGGCTCACGGGGCAGGGCACGTCCAAGAACATCGTGTCCCTGCGGCTCGCGCCCCGGCCGGACAAGTACTACCTCCTGGAGATCGTGGACGACCCGCGCGGCATCACCGAGACGGTCTACACCCAGACCAACCCGCCCTCCTCGGGCGAGCCGGTGCTCCAGGCGCAGAAGATCACCCGCCAGGGCTTCACCTTCAGCGCGCAGCTCGCCAAGCGCTACTACTTCACCACCCTGCGCTTCGGCATGATCGAGTCCACGGGCGGCGTGGGCGCCGACTTCCACTTCTTCCAGGATCACCTGATGCTGCGCCTGGACGCCTTCAACTTCTCGGTGGACGAGCTGCGCTACCCGCGCATCCGCACCGCCCTGCGCGCCCAGGCCTTCGACCGCATCTTCCTCACGGTGGGCATGGACGACCTGCTCAACGATCCCCGGCGCGACCTCAACACCCGGCGCATGCTCGCCGGCCGGGACTTCTTCTTCGGTGGCGGCCTGTACTTCACCGACGACGATCTCAAGGCGCTGCTGCCCATCCTCCCCACGCCCCGTTAG
- a CDS encoding metallophosphoesterase family protein, with the protein MRIAIISDIHSNIEALTEVLRVTEEQKVDRIVSLGDIVGYGASPNACCDLVRQVTEVTLLGNHDAAVAGRMDYSYYYEAARHALDWSAGVLSDENMEWLKTLPYEYRIGDVGFCHGSPVEPKAYEYIFALEQARELAPFVEHLPEVTFIGHSHLCKAFAIGNGEVHDVVAQKFGIRRGYKYIISVGSVGQPRDYDNRACFVICDTGARTVEYLRVEYDIESAAQKIFDASLALNFGKRLFLGV; encoded by the coding sequence ATGCGAATCGCGATCATCTCCGACATCCACTCGAACATCGAAGCGCTCACCGAGGTGCTGCGCGTCACGGAAGAGCAGAAGGTGGATCGGATCGTGTCGCTCGGGGACATCGTGGGCTACGGGGCCTCGCCCAACGCCTGCTGTGACCTGGTGCGGCAGGTGACCGAGGTCACGCTGCTGGGCAACCACGACGCGGCGGTGGCCGGACGCATGGACTACTCGTACTACTACGAGGCCGCGCGCCACGCCCTGGACTGGTCGGCGGGCGTCCTGTCCGACGAGAACATGGAGTGGCTCAAGACGCTCCCGTACGAGTACCGCATCGGGGACGTGGGCTTCTGTCACGGCTCGCCCGTGGAGCCCAAGGCCTACGAGTACATCTTCGCGCTGGAGCAGGCGCGCGAGCTCGCCCCGTTCGTGGAGCACCTGCCCGAGGTGACGTTCATCGGGCACAGCCACCTGTGCAAGGCGTTCGCCATCGGCAACGGCGAGGTGCACGACGTGGTGGCCCAGAAGTTCGGCATCCGCCGGGGCTACAAGTACATCATCTCGGTGGGCAGCGTGGGCCAGCCCCGCGACTACGACAACCGGGCCTGCTTCGTCATCTGCGACACGGGCGCGCGCACCGTGGAGTACCTGCGCGTGGAGTACGACATCGAGTCCGCGGCGCAGAAGATCTTCGACGCCTCGCTGGCGCTCAACTTCGGCAAGCGCCTGTTCCTGGGCGTCTGA
- a CDS encoding ABC transporter ATP-binding protein: MADLAPARPMIEIQGLQKSFGGHQVLTGIDLSVAEGDTCVILGGSGSGKTVLMKHMIGLLKPDTGQVLIDGEDLVPMGAEDLARVRNKFGMVFQAAALFDSMTVYENVAFPLRQHRQLSEDEVLSRVRAKLDLMGLPRAVEGKFPADLSGGMRKRVGLARAVVMEPKIVLYDEPTTGLDPITTDYVDEMILAAQRELGVTSVVISHDIASAFNIADQIAFLSKGVILEQGPPEQVRASEHPTVKVFLETWFGKND, encoded by the coding sequence ATGGCGGACCTGGCGCCCGCGCGGCCGATGATCGAGATCCAGGGCCTGCAGAAGTCCTTCGGTGGACATCAGGTGCTCACGGGCATCGATCTGTCCGTGGCCGAGGGGGACACCTGCGTCATCCTCGGGGGCTCGGGCTCGGGCAAGACGGTGTTGATGAAGCACATGATCGGGCTGCTCAAGCCGGACACGGGCCAGGTGCTCATCGACGGCGAGGATCTGGTGCCCATGGGCGCCGAGGACCTGGCGCGCGTGCGCAACAAGTTCGGCATGGTGTTCCAGGCCGCCGCGCTGTTCGACTCGATGACCGTCTACGAGAACGTGGCCTTTCCCCTGCGCCAGCACCGCCAGTTGTCCGAGGACGAGGTGCTCTCGCGGGTGCGCGCCAAGCTCGACTTGATGGGCCTGCCGCGCGCGGTGGAGGGCAAGTTCCCCGCGGACCTGTCCGGCGGCATGCGCAAGCGCGTGGGCCTGGCGCGCGCCGTCGTGATGGAGCCGAAGATCGTCCTCTACGACGAGCCCACCACGGGCCTGGATCCCATCACCACCGACTACGTGGACGAGATGATCCTCGCGGCCCAGCGCGAGCTGGGCGTCACCAGCGTGGTCATCAGCCACGACATCGCTTCCGCCTTCAATATCGCCGATCAGATCGCCTTCCTCAGCAAGGGCGTCATCCTGGAGCAGGGCCCCCCGGAGCAGGTGCGCGCCTCCGAGCACCCCACCGTGAAGGTCTTCCTGGAGACGTGGTTCGGCAAGAATGACTAG
- a CDS encoding PfkB family carbohydrate kinase — protein MSLLVVGSVALDSVETPFGTKEDVLGGSASFFSTSASFFTPVQMVAVVGEDFPQAHLDFLQGRGVDISGVSHEKGRTFRWKGRYGWQLNEAETLDTQLNVFQSFSPKLSEQHRQAQYVMLGNIHPELQAQVVDQVRAPKLVAADTMNFWINGSRPALLKTLARVNLLFVNDTEARLLSGEHNILRAARAILAMGPQRVVIKRGEYGALLVEKEHVFACPAMPLADVFDPTGAGDTFAGGFMGTLATSGGLDSDVLRRAMVMGSVMASFTVEKFSLERLKEISRADLHARFAEFKRLTHFDDLPSLKA, from the coding sequence ATGTCTCTTCTCGTCGTTGGCTCGGTCGCGCTGGACTCGGTGGAAACCCCCTTCGGCACCAAGGAGGACGTGCTCGGCGGCTCCGCGTCCTTCTTCTCCACCTCGGCGTCCTTCTTCACGCCGGTGCAGATGGTGGCGGTGGTGGGGGAGGACTTCCCCCAGGCCCACCTGGACTTCCTCCAGGGCCGTGGCGTGGACATCTCCGGCGTGTCCCACGAGAAGGGCCGCACCTTCCGGTGGAAGGGCCGCTACGGCTGGCAGCTCAACGAGGCCGAGACGCTCGACACCCAGCTCAACGTCTTCCAGAGCTTCTCGCCCAAGCTGTCCGAGCAGCACCGGCAGGCCCAGTACGTCATGCTCGGCAACATCCACCCGGAGCTCCAGGCCCAGGTCGTGGATCAGGTGCGCGCCCCCAAGCTCGTGGCCGCGGACACCATGAACTTCTGGATCAACGGCAGCCGGCCCGCGCTCCTCAAGACGCTCGCGCGCGTCAACCTGCTCTTCGTCAACGACACCGAGGCGCGCCTCCTGTCCGGTGAGCACAACATCCTGCGCGCCGCGCGCGCCATCCTCGCCATGGGCCCCCAGCGCGTCGTCATCAAGCGCGGCGAGTACGGCGCCCTGCTCGTGGAGAAGGAGCACGTGTTCGCCTGCCCCGCCATGCCCCTGGCCGACGTGTTCGACCCCACGGGCGCCGGGGACACCTTCGCCGGCGGCTTCATGGGCACCCTGGCCACCTCGGGCGGCCTGGACTCGGACGTGCTGCGGCGCGCCATGGTCATGGGCAGCGTCATGGCCTCCTTCACCGTGGAGAAGTTCAGCCTCGAGCGTCTGAAGGAAATCTCCCGCGCGGACCTCCACGCCCGCTTCGCGGAGTTCAAGCGCCTCACCCACTTCGACGACCTGCCCTCCCTGAAGGCCTGA
- a CDS encoding McrB family protein: MDARGPHAPAPPRYWCLGPLEGQGPAAHWPVMREAACVAVEGRALGDLSGLEPTREGLKTLGSLLGRCGGLSPREGKVREQLFDFVLKPREDDRVIVMRGRRVLGVGRVEGPYFFEPASEFAHRHRVRWLSLEEFSLPGESPVTERTLLRELDALESILAVEAHLERVRAPTPEARPRPSRGGARGHVLPALPGLAGRVQEGLERKGQLLLYGPPGTGKTFLAERTARELAAHAAFGRPFEALGPAQREAVLRGSDTEGPLVRVCCFHPSYGYEDFIEGYRPVADGPREGPPRFALRDGLFKRLCLEARRRPHQRFYLVIDEFNRGDVPRILGELLTVLEPGKRGREVLLPLSGAPFLVPENVYLLGTMNTADRSIALLDAALRRRFAFLELMPEPELLGEAEVEGLALGPWLRALNQRILAHVGRDGRNLQVGHAYLLERERPLGDFPRFARVVQEELVPLLEEYCYEDWGALEKLLGDVLVDREARRVRHELFAPEHQAALRDALGALGPP; the protein is encoded by the coding sequence GTGGACGCGCGGGGCCCTCACGCGCCCGCGCCCCCGCGCTACTGGTGTCTCGGCCCGCTGGAAGGGCAGGGCCCCGCGGCCCACTGGCCCGTCATGCGCGAGGCCGCGTGCGTGGCGGTGGAGGGCCGGGCGCTGGGAGACCTGTCCGGCCTGGAGCCCACGCGGGAGGGCCTCAAGACCCTGGGCTCGCTGCTGGGCCGCTGCGGAGGGCTGTCGCCGCGCGAGGGCAAGGTGCGCGAGCAGCTCTTCGACTTCGTCCTGAAGCCGCGCGAGGACGACCGGGTGATCGTCATGCGGGGCCGGCGGGTGCTCGGGGTGGGGCGGGTGGAGGGCCCCTACTTCTTCGAGCCCGCGTCGGAGTTCGCCCACCGCCACCGGGTGCGGTGGCTGTCCCTGGAGGAGTTCTCCCTGCCAGGCGAGAGCCCCGTCACCGAGCGCACCCTGCTGCGGGAGCTCGACGCGCTGGAGAGCATCCTCGCCGTGGAGGCGCACCTGGAGCGCGTCCGGGCGCCCACCCCGGAGGCGCGGCCCCGGCCGTCCCGAGGCGGCGCCCGGGGCCATGTGCTTCCGGCGCTGCCCGGGCTCGCGGGGCGCGTCCAGGAGGGGCTCGAGCGCAAGGGACAGCTGTTGCTCTACGGCCCCCCGGGCACGGGCAAGACGTTCCTCGCCGAGCGCACGGCGCGGGAGCTCGCCGCGCACGCCGCCTTTGGCCGGCCCTTCGAGGCCCTGGGCCCCGCGCAGCGCGAGGCCGTGCTGCGCGGCTCGGACACCGAGGGCCCCCTGGTGCGCGTGTGCTGCTTCCACCCCTCCTACGGCTACGAGGACTTCATCGAGGGGTATCGGCCCGTGGCGGACGGCCCGCGCGAGGGGCCCCCACGCTTCGCCCTGCGCGACGGGCTGTTCAAGCGCCTGTGCCTGGAGGCCCGGCGGCGGCCCCACCAGCGCTTCTACCTCGTCATCGACGAGTTCAACCGGGGCGACGTGCCGCGCATCCTGGGCGAGCTGCTCACCGTGCTCGAGCCGGGCAAGCGGGGCCGGGAGGTGCTGCTGCCGCTGAGCGGCGCGCCCTTCCTGGTGCCGGAGAACGTCTACCTCCTGGGGACGATGAACACGGCGGATCGCTCCATCGCGCTGCTGGACGCGGCCCTGCGCCGCCGCTTCGCCTTCCTGGAGCTGATGCCGGAGCCGGAGCTGCTCGGGGAGGCCGAGGTGGAGGGCCTCGCGCTCGGCCCGTGGCTGCGGGCGCTCAACCAGCGCATCCTCGCGCACGTGGGCCGCGATGGCCGCAACCTCCAGGTGGGCCATGCCTACCTCCTGGAGCGCGAGCGGCCCCTCGGCGACTTCCCCCGCTTCGCGCGCGTGGTGCAGGAGGAGCTCGTCCCCCTCCTGGAGGAGTACTGCTACGAGGACTGGGGCGCCCTGGAGAAGCTGCTCGGCGACGTGCTGGTGGACCGGGAGGCCCGCCGCGTGCGGCACGAGCTGTTCGCCCCCGAGCACCAGGCCGCGCTGCGCGACGCGCTCGGCGCCCTCGGCCCGCCGTGA